A genomic segment from Hemitrygon akajei unplaced genomic scaffold, sHemAka1.3 Scf000196, whole genome shotgun sequence encodes:
- the LOC140724357 gene encoding NACHT, LRR and PYD domains-containing protein 12-like — translation MTAWCLEELLGTFHHETTCRVIDWVKEKVKRQSRNTGSEAGKRSLLNTLHYLFESQNRGLAQSALGSVETLSFSRMSLTPSDYTVLSHVIGLCDTMKRLVLENCHIQCEEIQRLGPGLHKCQELRLGRNELGDSGVKLLSASLRNPECKIQKLWLDKVGLTDSGVEDLVIALSTNRSLTELILGSNSLTDRSIPALRRLVLTLPNLACIWLRHNRFSETREKELNCVQEPRPRLGVIL, via the exons atgacagcttgGTGTCTGGAGGAGCTTCTGGGTACATTTCatcatgaaacaacctgccgggtgattgactgggtgaaggagaaggttaaacgccagagtagaAACAcagggagtgaagctggtaaaaggagcctcctgaacacattgcactacctgtttgagtctcagaatcgtggactggctcagtccgcactgggatctgtggaaacactttcattcagcaGAATGTCACTGACCCCGTCTGACTACACGGTcttgtctcatgtcatcggactctgtgatacaatgaAACGTCTCGTACTGgagaactgccacattcagtgcGAAGagatccagcggctgggacccgggctgcacaagtgccaggagttgag acttgggcggaatgaactgggagattcaggagtgaaactgttgTCCGCGtctctgaggaacccagagtgtaaaatacagaagctgtg GCTGGACAAGgttggtctcacagattctggtgtcgagGATCTTGTCattgctctcagtacaaaccgatcactgacggagctgatcCTGGGAtcaaactcgctgacagaccgatctaTCCCTGCTCTCCGCCGCCTGGTTCTGACACTTCCAAATCTGGCGTGCatctg GCTGCGGCACAATCGGTTCAGCGAGACCCGCGAGAAAGAACTGAACTGtgtgcaggaacccagacccagATTGGGAGTGATCCTGTGA